From Erigeron canadensis isolate Cc75 chromosome 8, C_canadensis_v1, whole genome shotgun sequence, one genomic window encodes:
- the LOC122579855 gene encoding 1-aminocyclopropane-1-carboxylate synthase-like, whose product MEVTMRNPNSNLSKIATNDGHGENSPYFDGWKAYDSNPFHLQNNPNGVIQMGLAENQLCFDLIQEWVEANPNASICTPQGALDFKETAIFQDYHGLPEFRTAIANFMSQVRGNRVKFDPDRIVMSGGATGAHETVAFCLANPGEAFLVPTPYYPGFDRDLRWRTGVVLLPVVCESSNGFKITRQALDTAYEKAKLDNIKVKGLLITNPSNPLGTFYDKDTLKDLVSFINEKNIHLVCDEIYAGTVTDGDEFVSIAEIADECGNDLDLIHIVYSLSKDMGFPGFRVGIIYSYNDHVVAIARKMSSFGLVSTQTQHLLASMLLDNKFVENFISQSRIRLAHRHDMFTRGLAQVGIGSLESKAGLFFWMDLRRFLKDPTFESEMTFWRIIINEIKLNVSPGQSFHCSEPGWFRVCFANMDDETTMIALRRIKTFVLKNKMLEIKTKKQCWSQNNHLRLSSRRLDDILTPHRMSPHSPLAWAMSPHSPLASPLVRAQN is encoded by the exons ATGGAGGTCACCATGAGGAACCCCAACAGCAACTTGTCAAAAATCGCAACCAACGACGGACATGGTGAAAACTCGCCTTATTTCGATGGTTGGAAGGCTTACGACTCCAATCCTTTCCACCTTCAAAACAATCCCAATGGTGTCATTCAAATGGGTCTTGCTGAAAATCAG CTCTGTTTCGATTTGATTCAAGAATGGGTCGAAGCGAACCCGAATGCTTCAATATGTACACCACAAGGTGCGTTGGACTTCAAAGAGACAGCCATATTCCAAGACTACCATGGGTTGCCAGAATTCAGGACCGCCATCGCTAATTTCATGAGCCAAGTTCGTGGAAACCGTGTTAAGTTCGACCCTGACCGGATTGTAATGAGTGGTGGTGCCACCGGAGCTCATGAAACCGTTGCTTTCTGCTTAGCTAATCCCGGGGAGGCATTCTTAGTTCCCACCCCATATTATCCAGG gttcGATCGAGACTTAAGATGGAGGACTGGAGTGGTACTCTTGCCAGTTGTATGCGAAAGCTCGAACGGGTTCAAGATCACTAGACAAGCTCTTGACACCGCCTACGAAAAGGCGAAGCTAGACAACATTAAGGTCAAAGGGTTGCTTATAACGAACCCGTCGAACCCATTGGGTACTTTTTACGACAAAGATACCTTAAAAGACCTCGTAAGTTTCATCAACGAAAAGAACATCCACCTCGTATGCGATGAGATCTACGCTGGCACCGTAACGGATGGTGACGAGTTTGTCAGCATTGCGGAGATTGCAGATGAATGTGGCAACGACCTTGACTTGATTCATATAGTTTATAGTCTTTCTAAAGACATGGGGTTCCCTGGTTTTAGAGTGGGGATCATTTACTCGTACAACGATCATGTGGTGGCTATTGCTCGTAAAATGTCGAGCTTCGGCCTGGTTTCAACCCAAACTCAACACCTGCTCGCGTCTATGTTATTAGACAACAAGTTTGTCGAGAATTTTATTTCCCAGAGCCGGATCAGGCTGGCCCACAGGCACGATATGTTTACTCGTGGGCTGGCCCAAGTCGGGATTGGGAGTCTGGAGAGCAAGGCGGGCTTGTTCTTTTGGATGGACTTACGTCGGTTTTTGAAAGACCCAACTTTTGAATCGGAGATGACGTTTTGGCGAATTATAATTAACGAGATCAAGCTCAACGTCTCTCCCGGCCAGTCTTTCCATTGCTCCGAACCAGGTTGGTTTCGTGTTTGCTTTGCAAACATGGACGATGAGACCACAATGATCGCGCTAAGGAGGATTAAAACATTTGTGTTAAAGAACAAGATGCTCGAGATCAAGACCAAGAAACAATGTTGGTCACAGAACAACCATCTGAGGCTATCGTCGAGAAGACTCGACGATATATTGACTCCTCACAGGATGTCACCACATTCTCCCCTCGCCTGGGCAATGTCGCCTCATTCTCCGCTCGCCTCGCCTCTCGTCCGCGCGCAAAATTAG